In Mycobacterium sp. Aquia_216, a genomic segment contains:
- a CDS encoding quinone oxidoreductase family protein: MHAIEVSETGGPEVLRYVDTSQPSPGQGELLIKAEAIGVNFIDTYFRSGQYPRELPFVLGSEVCGTVVALGEGAEDFSVGDRVASAAASGAYAEFAIAPAHLTAKVPEGVTSEVAASVLLKGLTAHYLLKSVYPVQAGDAVLVHAGAGGVGLILTEWAHLLGARVISTVSTPQKAELSRKAGADEVLAYPDDAAQFGQQIRDLTEGLGVAAVYDGVGATTFDASLASLAVRGTLALFGAASGPVPPVDPQRLNAAGSVFLTRPTLAHFMRTGQEFNWRADELFDAVASGAINIEVGGRYPLAEATRAHQDLQGRKTAGSIVLLP; this comes from the coding sequence ATGCACGCAATCGAAGTCAGTGAAACTGGCGGCCCCGAGGTTCTTCGCTACGTCGACACATCACAACCCTCGCCGGGCCAAGGTGAGCTGCTGATCAAGGCCGAAGCCATTGGCGTCAACTTCATTGATACGTATTTCCGATCCGGGCAATACCCGCGCGAGCTACCGTTTGTCCTCGGTTCCGAGGTGTGTGGCACCGTCGTGGCCCTGGGCGAGGGAGCCGAAGACTTCAGTGTCGGCGACCGTGTCGCGTCCGCCGCGGCGTCCGGCGCCTACGCCGAATTCGCGATTGCACCAGCACATTTGACGGCGAAGGTGCCGGAAGGCGTTACTTCCGAGGTAGCGGCCTCGGTGCTGCTGAAGGGCCTGACCGCGCACTACCTGCTGAAGTCGGTGTATCCGGTGCAAGCCGGTGACGCGGTCCTGGTGCACGCCGGGGCCGGCGGCGTCGGGCTGATCCTGACCGAATGGGCACACCTGCTCGGCGCCCGGGTCATCAGCACCGTCTCGACGCCGCAGAAGGCCGAACTGTCCAGGAAGGCGGGCGCCGACGAGGTGCTCGCCTACCCCGACGACGCCGCGCAATTCGGTCAGCAGATCCGTGACCTCACCGAGGGCCTCGGGGTGGCGGCGGTGTACGACGGCGTCGGCGCCACGACGTTCGACGCCAGCCTGGCCAGCCTGGCCGTACGCGGGACCCTGGCGTTGTTCGGCGCTGCCAGCGGACCCGTGCCGCCGGTGGATCCGCAGCGGCTCAACGCCGCGGGCTCGGTGTTCCTGACCCGGCCGACGCTGGCCCACTTCATGCGCACCGGCCAGGAATTCAACTGGCGTGCCGACGAATTGTTCGACGCGGTGGCCAGCGGAGCGATCAACATCGAAGTAGGCGGCCGCTATCCGCTGGCCGAAGCGACTCGCGCCCATCAGGACCTGCAGGGCCGCAAGACCGCGGGCTCAATTGTGCTGCTGCCGTAG
- a CDS encoding heme o synthase, giving the protein MSVRGRLEPTRAPSRIRGTVLAYLALTKPRVIELLLVTAIPAMLLAHRGHVDPLLILNTLIGGMLAAGGANTLNCVADADIDKLMKRTARRPLARAAVPTRNALVLGLLLTVGSFFWLWWTTNLLSGLLAIATIAFYVFVYTLLLKRRTSQNVVWGGAAGCMPVMIGWSAVTGTIGWPALAMFAIIFFWTPPHTWALAMRYKDDYKAAGVPMLPAVATERQVTKQILIYTWLTVLATMALALAAGWLYTAVAVVAGVWFLAMAHQLYAGVRAGEPVKPLRLFLQSNNYLAVVFCALAVDSVIALPTLL; this is encoded by the coding sequence GTGAGCGTTCGCGGGCGCCTAGAGCCAACCCGAGCACCGAGCCGCATACGCGGCACGGTCCTGGCTTACCTGGCGTTGACCAAGCCGCGCGTCATCGAGCTGCTGCTGGTCACGGCCATTCCGGCGATGCTGCTGGCGCACCGCGGCCATGTCGACCCGCTGCTGATCCTCAACACGTTGATCGGCGGGATGCTGGCGGCCGGCGGGGCGAACACGCTCAACTGCGTCGCCGACGCCGACATCGACAAGCTGATGAAGCGCACCGCGCGCCGACCGTTGGCCAGGGCCGCGGTGCCCACCCGAAACGCCCTGGTACTGGGTCTGCTGCTGACCGTGGGCTCGTTCTTCTGGCTCTGGTGGACGACGAACCTGCTGTCGGGGCTGCTCGCCATCGCCACGATCGCGTTCTACGTGTTCGTCTACACCTTGCTGCTCAAACGGCGCACCTCGCAAAACGTCGTGTGGGGCGGTGCGGCCGGCTGCATGCCGGTGATGATCGGCTGGTCGGCCGTCACCGGCACCATCGGCTGGCCGGCGCTGGCGATGTTCGCGATCATCTTCTTCTGGACGCCCCCGCACACCTGGGCGTTGGCGATGCGCTACAAGGACGACTACAAGGCGGCCGGGGTTCCGATGCTGCCCGCCGTGGCGACCGAGCGCCAGGTCACCAAGCAGATCCTGATCTACACCTGGCTGACCGTCTTGGCGACGATGGCGCTGGCGCTGGCCGCCGGCTGGCTGTACACGGCGGTCGCCGTGGTGGCCGGGGTCTGGTTCCTGGCGATGGCCCACCAGTTGTACGCCGGGGTCCGGGCCGGTGAGCCGGTCAAGCCGCTGCGGCTGTTCCTGCAGTCCAACAACTACCTCGCGGTGGTGTTCTGCGCGCTGGCGGTCGACTCGGTGATCGCGCTGCCCACGCTGCTCTGA